TGGAACACATGCGCGGTGGTCAAGACGGCGCTGCTGAAGAAGCGGCGCTTCCGGCCGGAAGTGTTTTCCGCCGAGGACCAGGAATGGTCGGCATGGCTGTTCAAAGTCGAGCGCAAATCCGTGGCGCGCATTTCCGGTGGAGGCATGGGTTACCGGAACCCTCGCAAACATCCCATGCGCAAGCGCTTGAACGAGAACATCGCGGTGGCGCTCTATGTGAAGCCGGAGATGCTCGGCCTGCCCTATCTAGCCCGCGTGATCTACAGGGTGTTCAGGCCGGTTTCCGCGTGGCGGGAACGCGTATTCAATGCACGGCTGCTTGTCAGCCTTGTTCGATGCCAGTTCTCCCAGCCGAAGCTGAAGTCCCGCTATTTCTAGCCGGCTTGTCGTCGCTCGCGGGCTGAAGACGTTGCAATATTCCCGTATAAAGCCTGACCACTTCTTCGCGTTCCCGTTCGACGGAATATTCGCTGCGGATGAAGTGCGACGCCACAAGGCCCCGGTCGCGGCACCAGTCGGGGTCGGCGCGCTCACTAGCGATGGCCGCTTCCACCGCCTCGACGAACCCGACCACATCGCCGCTTTCCACCGTGGCGCTGAACTCCGGCCGGAAGAATTCGCTGCCGCCAAAACCATGGTTGCCGACGACATAATTGCCGCAAGCCATCGCCTCCGCCGCGGGCAAGCCGAACCCCTCGTGCTGGGTGAATGCGAGGAAGATGCGCGTCGTGCGCAGATAAGCGGCCACTTCGGCATGGGACAGGCCGTCGAGCGGCAGCAATTCCCAGTCGCGGAGGCTGCCCCGCGCGCGCAATATCTCGATCACCTGCCGGGCGCTCTCGTGGCCGCGACGCGGCATATAGGCGATGCTACGCGTGCGAGGGCGTCCGCCAGGATGAAACAACGCGCCGTCGATGGAAAGATGGATGCGTTCGACCAACCCCTCGCCGAACGCCATTTCCAGCATGCGCTGGTTGTGACGGGAAACCGTGACGGTACGGATCAGGCCGGAGCCGGGCCGATAACAGCACGCGATCCGCTCCGGCGCGTGCCGCCAAGTCAAATGGCTGTTCTGGTTGAAGATGACATAGGCGAGCGGTTTGGGCAGGTTTGAGAGCAGGTCGACATCGATTTCGGCAACGACGAGCAGATCGCCTTGTCTTATCTTGGCGTGAACGCAGTCCGTTACCTTGGTGGCGTTGTCGAACCAGCTGCAGCGGAAGCCGGGGCGCCAATGAAGGACAAAGGCGTCTATGCCCGCGGCATTGAGGATATCGACGTGACGGTAGATGACGCGGATGCCACCCGAAGGCTCGGGATGATCCGGTGTCAGGAAATAGACAGCGGGTTGGCTGCTGCGCCCCTCGCCGATCGGGATCCTCAACCTCTCCCGGCGATAGCGGTCTCCGAAGGTGGCCATGTTCCGATAGAGCGACCGCGCCATGCCCTCGACCGACATCGAAATGTCCTCGTCTCGATCTTGCCCGAAACCGGCCGGCATCCATGTGCGAAACCGACCGAACCGTCGAGCCTTCAGCCAGGTTCCAGCGGTCCATCAAAAAATACGCCGCACCGCAGGTTAGACAATATAGCCGCCCCTACATCAAAGTGAGTAATCCCACGCCGCGCGGATTGACTCTAGGCTCTCCGGCGCCCTTGGTCGAATTCGAGGGCGGGGGCGTGTCATGCGCAAGCGAGAAACCTACCCCATCGGACCAGACGGGGCTGTCGCGAACGGCCTGGCAGACCCTGCGTTCGGCGCGAGGCCTGGCCGGCGCGGTTCCGCTTCGAGCCGCCTGGCGTCCGGCAAGCAGGACATAGTGGCATCCAGGCCCCTGTCTTGGCCGATATTCCTCTTCCTGATCTCACTGCTTGTCCCATGGATCATCAATATCGGTCCGATGCGTCTGTCGGTTTATCGCCTGGTGCTGCTGGCGTGGTTGTTCCCGTGCCTGGTAATGTGGCTGAGCGGAAAGGCAGGCCGGATACGCCTCGCCGACATCTCGTTGCTGCTCTACTGCCTGTGGTGCTTTCTCGCCATCTCGATGGTGCACGGTTTCGGCTACGCCGTGCAGCCGTCGGGCATGATCTTCATCGAGACGATGGGCACCTATCTGCTCGCCCGCTGCTTCATCCGCGACGCTGACGACTTCCATGCCATGGTGTCGCTGTTCTTCAAGCTGGTCGCCTTCCTGCTGCCCTTCGCCGTGATCGAGGCCTGGACAGGCCGCAATTGGCTGTTGAGCGCTTTTTCGTCGATCAGCCGGACTTTCCCCGACGACTACCTCCAACCGCGCTGGGGGCTTCGCCGTGTCCAGAGCCTGTTCGAACATCCGATCCTGTATGGTGTCGTCTGCGCCAGCATTCTGGCGCCAACGCATCTGGTTCTTGGCTATGGCAAGACATTGGCGCGCCGCTGGAGTGCGACGATCGTCGTAGCTGCCGCAACGCTTTTGTCGCTGTCGTCCGGCCCGCTGACCGCGCTGACTTGCCAGGCGCTGCTGCTCTTCTGGTACTGGCTGTTTGGAAGCATAACGAGCCGCTGGAAGATTCTGTGCGGCCTGCTTTTCCTCATGGCTGCTTCCATCGAGGTCTTGTCCAACCGCGCGGTTCCCGTCGTCTTCATGTCGTATTTCTCATTCGACGAAAGCTCGGCCTATATGCGCGTGCTGATCTGGCGCTACGGCACAGCCTCAATCCTCAACCACCCGCTGTTCGGCATCGGGTTCAATCCGTGGAACCGGCCAGACTGGATGACCACGAGCATCGACATGTACTGGATCGTCGACGCCGTGAGGCACGGCATACCGGCCGGCTTCTTCGTGATGTTCACCTTCTTTTCGACCTACCTGCCGGTCGCCTACAGATCCGGGCTGGACGAAAGAACGCAGGTTTATCGTACGGCCTATCTGATGGCGCTGACCGGTTTTTTCCTGGTTGGGTGGACGGTCTATTTCTGGAACGCGACCTACGTCGTTTTCATCTTCGCGCTGGGTAGCGGGGCCTGGATTCTCGACACGCCGCAGCTGAGCAAGCCTGCGCGCGCGGCAAGGCCGGGTGCCACGCGTGCGATCGGCGCGATGCTGCCAGAGCGTCCAAACTGATGGAAGGTTTCGCCCCGAGCGGCCTCGATACGTCCAATTGCCGAACGGGCTCAATCTTTTGCTCCCTCGGTGCTGGATGGTCGACGCACCGGCCCTCGGCTAGCCTCTGGGCAACGCAACGGCCGCCTCCCCTTTCAAGCCATCGCGGTCAGGGACATTGTCGATGAGCGCTGTGTCGCTATCCAGCCAGACCGGGGCCGTCGCCATGCGTGACGACATCGCAACGGTGGCAACAACCCTGGAACAGGTCGAAGCCTTGCGTCCTGCCTGGAACACCTTGCCCGTAGTCGATATCGATTCCGACATCGACTACTTCATGACCGTGGTAAAGCATGCCAAGCAGGTCGTCAGGCCCCATGTCGTGCATATCCGGCGCGATGACGGGTCCAGCCTGATCGCCGTGGCGCGGCTCGAAAACCTGCCGGTGGCGTTCCGCTTCGGCTATCGCACGCTTGGCCGCGTAACGTTGCGGGCGATTGTTGTAACATTCGACGGCATTCTGGGTGCGCGAACGCGAGAGGACGAAGCGCTCGTCATGCGGCATCTGACAGACGCCTTCAAGAGCGGGAAGGCGGACCTGCTGCTGATGCGCAATGTCGATATCGAAAGCACGCTCTATCAGGAAGCCACTGCAGCGACCGGAACGGCGCGCCGCGCCCATGGGCAGCCGGCGGCGCCACGATGGGTGGCCTGCATGGCGGGTTCGCTGGAACAATTCCTGGAAAGCCGTTCGGTGAAGACCCGCGAAACGCTGCGCCGGCACGATCGGCGGCTGACCGACAAATTTGGCGACCGTCTACGATTGCACAGATGGAGGAGCCTGGAAGACCTGCCTCGCATCTGCAGCGACATGGAAACGGTGGCCGCCAAGAGTTATCAACGCGGGCTCGGTGTCGGCTATCTGGGCGACCCGATGCAAAGGGGGCTCATCGAACTCGGCCTGGAGCGAGGATGGCACCGGACCTGGATGCTCTCCATCGACGAACAGCCCGTCGCGTTCTGGACCGGTCTGGCTTATGCAGGAACCTTCTTTGCCGGCACACCCGGCTTCGATCCGGAATATGGCAAATACTCGGTGGGTCGCCTGACCATGTTGCGCATGATCGAGGACCTTTGCGCGGACCCGGACATCAAGTGTCTGGATTTCGGCCACGGCGATGCCGAATACAAATCCGCCTATGCGCAACGCATCCGCATGGAGAGCGACGTGATGCTGGCTGCCCGCCGCCCCTGGCCGATGCTCGTGGTGCTGGCGGTGTCCGCTCTTGCGATGATCAACAAACAGGCCCGGCGCTTCGCCGAAAACACCGAACTGGGGCGACGCCTCAAGGCGGGTTGGCGGCATGGCAAGGCACAAGGCGGCTGATCATGCTCAAACTGCTCCTGGTCGCGCCGACCTGCAACGGCGAGGATGTCGGCGAAGCCTGGGTGGCGCATCAATGGGCGCGCCGTCTCGGCGAGCGCCACGACGTCACCTTGCTCACCTATCACAAGCGGGGCGCCAGACCGGCAGCAGAACAACTTTCGGGCCTGCGCGTCGTCGAGTGGGTAGAGCCGCCGCTGCTCGGCCGGGCCGAGCGGCTGAACAGCATGCTCAAACCCGCCTATGTTCCGTTCTATATCCACGCCCGGCGCTGGATCCGGCAGGAACTGGCCAACGGACAGCACTTCGACATCGCGCACCAGCCGGTGCCGGTCGCCATGCGCTACCCTTCGCCGCTGGCCGGCCTCGGCATTCCCTTCGTCATCGGACCGGTCGGTGGTGGTCTCTCGACGCCAGCGGGATTTTCCGCGGACGACGGGCGTCAACAATGGTTTGTCGCGCTGCGCGGCCTCGACCGCTACAGGCGCATGTGGGACCCGATGCTGCGCCAGACCTATCGCAGCGCCGACTGCGTACTCGGCATCGCCAGCTATGTCGAAGCCCAGCTCGCCGAAATCCCACTGCGCCGTTTCGAAGTGATGAGCGAGACGGGGCTCGACGAAATTCCGGCGCCGATCGACCGTCGCGGCAGGTCGGAGCCGCTGCGCCTGCTTCATGTCGGGCGTCTCGTCAGGACGAAGGGTGCGCGCGACATCCTTCGCGCCATGGCGCTCACCGCCGATCTTCCGGTCAGGCTCGACATCGTCGGCGAAGGCCCTGACCGCGCCGCCTGCGAAGCATTGGCCGCCGCCAACGGGCTTACCGACCGGGTGACCTTCCATGGTTGGCGATCCAAGGCGGAAGTCGCCGATTTCTACCGGGCAGCCGACATCTTCGTGTTTCCAAGTTATCGCGAGCCCGGTGGAAACGTGGCGCTGGAGGCGATGGGCTATTCGCTGCCGCTGATCGTCGTCGACCGCGGCGGCCCCGGCAGCGCCACATCCGATGCCTGCGCCATCAAACTCCCGGTCAGCACGCCGGAGGTGCTGGCCGGGGATATCGCCGCGGCTATCCGCAAGCTCGCCACCGATCCGGCCTTGCGCCTCAAGATGGGTGCGGCCGCCCATACGCATGTCGAGAAGACCGCGCTGTGGTCGGCGAAGCTCGATCGCATGGATTCCATCTATGCCGAATTGCTGGGCGCCAAGGTCGGGCCGACGCTCAGGGCTGACGCAGCGGCGTAACCGCTGCTCGCAAAGCCGCTCGATGCCCGGGGCCGAGCGGGGCCCGCATCATTTCGCCGACAATGATGCTTAGCCGGAACAAAGCCGTCGACAGCAGACCGTGATGCCGGCGGAAATAACGGATCCTGTTGGCTGTCATCATCGCCGAAAGATAGGGGTTATTCTGATATTCCCCGCCGATGTGCACGGCGCGCGCCTCGGGAACATAGGTCACGGCAAGCCCTGACCGCCGCACGCGTTTCATGTAGTCGACCTCCTCACTGTAGAGGAAGAAGCTCTCGTCCCAGTCGCCGACCATGCGCCTAGCCCGGGCGGAAACCGCCAGAATGGCGCCTGTCGCCCATTCCGCACTTCCGCCCTTGGCATAGAGACCGGGATCGTCGACGATTTCACCCGCTCTCAGTCGTGCCGCCAGCCCCGTGCCGAGGAGAGCATCGGACCATCCGGTCCTGACCGACGGTTCGCGGCGCAATGAACGCGACACCGCGCCGGATTCGGTCAGCACCTGCGGCACCGCGACACCGACCGATAGGTCGCAGAGTTTGAGGCGCAGGGCGCGTACGGCGCCGGGTTGAAGGCGGATATCGGGATTGAGGACCAGCAAATCCGCCTGCGGCCCTACCGATGCCGCCGCTGCGTTTATGGCCGCCGCATAACCGGCATTGCGGCCCATGCGAATGACGCGCGGGCGCGTCGGATGGGTCAGCGCTATGTCGACGGAGGCGTCGGCGGAATCATTGTCGGCCACGATGATCTCGACGCTTCCGGCGCCTTCGCACCCAGCCGGCAACGAGGCCAGCAGGCCAGGCAGAACATCGGCGCTGTTGTAGGTGACGATGATGACGGCGAGCGGAGGCCACGCCCCGGCAATCATCGCATCGGCAGAATCCATCCGTTTCGCCCCGCACGAATTTGGGTGACTGTTGAAGGCAGATTCACCTGCCGGATCGGGCAGCGAAAGAGTGCCTTTCGTATGCGGCTTAGTCCTATCGGCGTAGCCAGCAACAGCGCCGTCGACGGCCAACGCGACCGCGTAATCCTTTCTGGTCAATGGAATGCGGCACGGGATTTCTCGTATCTTTTGTGGCGGGTCGCACGAAACGCCGACCGTTCGAAAACGGCGGTTTGGCGGCGGCAAAGTCACCGCACTGTCTGCGAGCCGAAGCGGGAGAGAGCATTTGACAGCGATGGCCTTTTCACGGGCGGACAGCCCTAGACCGAATGGCGCAGGCGCGACCCGCCTGCCGGTGATCGATCGGCTCGACGCACTTGAAGCCGCCTCTCCGATCACGCGGGCGCGATTGGGAGAGTTGATCGCACTGGCCAAGAACGGCCTGCCGCAAATGTACAGGAAAGGCGCCTTCGTCCATACCGTGCGCGGCAGCGAGACGCAGCCGGACGCCCCCGTTCGGCCGGAGGGCGACAGCCTTCGTTATGCGATCAACGTGGCGCTGGGACTTTCCTTCATCGATGTAGAAGAGCAGTGCGGCATTCTGAATGGCGCCACCGCCGCCGACCTCATCCAGACGACAGCCACGCGGGCGGAATTTTCCCACGATCCCGGTGCGGTCGCGCTGGCGGCATGGACCGCAGCGGAGGCTGGCGGCCTCTATGCCGCGCCGCTTTTCGCCGGCCTGACCGTACTTCTTGCATCGGGAGTGCCAGTCGCGACCGTCGACTGTTCATGGATGCTGCTGGCCGGGCTCGCCGGCCGACACCTTGGCGACACCAGCCGGTTGACGGCCATGGCCCGCGACAGGCTGATCGGCGCGCAGAGCAAATCCGGCCTGTTCCCTCACAGACTGCCCGCCTCGTCCAACGGACGCTTGCGCGCCCATGTCGGTTGTTTCGCCGACCAGGTCTATTCGACGCAAGGTCTGGCGCGATTGTCCGTCGCTCAATTCGATCCGCAGGCGCTGGTGGCCGCAGAAGCCTGCGCGGCGCGCATCTGCGCCCTGCAGGGACCCGCCGGCCAATGGTGGTGGCACTACGATGTGCGCGACGGCAGCATCGTCGAGGGCTATCCAGTCTACTCCGTTCACCAGCATGCGATGGCGCCGATGGCGCTGCTTGACCT
The genomic region above belongs to Mesorhizobium terrae and contains:
- a CDS encoding GNAT family N-acetyltransferase; the encoded protein is MSAVSLSSQTGAVAMRDDIATVATTLEQVEALRPAWNTLPVVDIDSDIDYFMTVVKHAKQVVRPHVVHIRRDDGSSLIAVARLENLPVAFRFGYRTLGRVTLRAIVVTFDGILGARTREDEALVMRHLTDAFKSGKADLLLMRNVDIESTLYQEATAATGTARRAHGQPAAPRWVACMAGSLEQFLESRSVKTRETLRRHDRRLTDKFGDRLRLHRWRSLEDLPRICSDMETVAAKSYQRGLGVGYLGDPMQRGLIELGLERGWHRTWMLSIDEQPVAFWTGLAYAGTFFAGTPGFDPEYGKYSVGRLTMLRMIEDLCADPDIKCLDFGHGDAEYKSAYAQRIRMESDVMLAARRPWPMLVVLAVSALAMINKQARRFAENTELGRRLKAGWRHGKAQGG
- a CDS encoding O-antigen ligase family protein — encoded protein: MASRPLSWPIFLFLISLLVPWIINIGPMRLSVYRLVLLAWLFPCLVMWLSGKAGRIRLADISLLLYCLWCFLAISMVHGFGYAVQPSGMIFIETMGTYLLARCFIRDADDFHAMVSLFFKLVAFLLPFAVIEAWTGRNWLLSAFSSISRTFPDDYLQPRWGLRRVQSLFEHPILYGVVCASILAPTHLVLGYGKTLARRWSATIVVAAATLLSLSSGPLTALTCQALLLFWYWLFGSITSRWKILCGLLFLMAASIEVLSNRAVPVVFMSYFSFDESSAYMRVLIWRYGTASILNHPLFGIGFNPWNRPDWMTTSIDMYWIVDAVRHGIPAGFFVMFTFFSTYLPVAYRSGLDERTQVYRTAYLMALTGFFLVGWTVYFWNATYVVFIFALGSGAWILDTPQLSKPARAARPGATRAIGAMLPERPN
- a CDS encoding glycosyltransferase yields the protein MDSADAMIAGAWPPLAVIIVTYNSADVLPGLLASLPAGCEGAGSVEIIVADNDSADASVDIALTHPTRPRVIRMGRNAGYAAAINAAAASVGPQADLLVLNPDIRLQPGAVRALRLKLCDLSVGVAVPQVLTESGAVSRSLRREPSVRTGWSDALLGTGLAARLRAGEIVDDPGLYAKGGSAEWATGAILAVSARARRMVGDWDESFFLYSEEVDYMKRVRRSGLAVTYVPEARAVHIGGEYQNNPYLSAMMTANRIRYFRRHHGLLSTALFRLSIIVGEMMRAPLGPGHRAALRAAVTPLRQP
- a CDS encoding glycosyltransferase is translated as MSVEGMARSLYRNMATFGDRYRRERLRIPIGEGRSSQPAVYFLTPDHPEPSGGIRVIYRHVDILNAAGIDAFVLHWRPGFRCSWFDNATKVTDCVHAKIRQGDLLVVAEIDVDLLSNLPKPLAYVIFNQNSHLTWRHAPERIACCYRPGSGLIRTVTVSRHNQRMLEMAFGEGLVERIHLSIDGALFHPGGRPRTRSIAYMPRRGHESARQVIEILRARGSLRDWELLPLDGLSHAEVAAYLRTTRIFLAFTQHEGFGLPAAEAMACGNYVVGNHGFGGSEFFRPEFSATVESGDVVGFVEAVEAAIASERADPDWCRDRGLVASHFIRSEYSVEREREEVVRLYTGILQRLQPASDDKPARNSGTSASAGRTGIEQG
- a CDS encoding glycosyltransferase family 4 protein, translating into MLKLLLVAPTCNGEDVGEAWVAHQWARRLGERHDVTLLTYHKRGARPAAEQLSGLRVVEWVEPPLLGRAERLNSMLKPAYVPFYIHARRWIRQELANGQHFDIAHQPVPVAMRYPSPLAGLGIPFVIGPVGGGLSTPAGFSADDGRQQWFVALRGLDRYRRMWDPMLRQTYRSADCVLGIASYVEAQLAEIPLRRFEVMSETGLDEIPAPIDRRGRSEPLRLLHVGRLVRTKGARDILRAMALTADLPVRLDIVGEGPDRAACEALAAANGLTDRVTFHGWRSKAEVADFYRAADIFVFPSYREPGGNVALEAMGYSLPLIVVDRGGPGSATSDACAIKLPVSTPEVLAGDIAAAIRKLATDPALRLKMGAAAHTHVEKTALWSAKLDRMDSIYAELLGAKVGPTLRADAAA